A region from the Cydia amplana chromosome 7, ilCydAmpl1.1, whole genome shotgun sequence genome encodes:
- the LOC134649613 gene encoding serine protease 1-like, whose protein sequence is MFTLLNVLALAIACSAVSVDVNDTTNRIANGAVAANLQFPYAVSIQRFTNNSLVATRGHRCGGALITFQHVLTAASCMFEWNTDGTRIPITIGNYRVFAGAHLLSNDTSTERVRNIAQYVVHPNYLGIPSYVGDLAVVYLNTPFANTTVVPLSLPANNYNPADFTDCVVAGWGAATAVSLLTANVEQKYVNTYIYNQQDCTSVYNPLHGLPNILPSMICAVSYDIVSSSCNGDEGNALVCGNTLTGILALHSNCAATSYPEIYTRVSNYTEWIRPLVSSASTFTSGASVLLLLTLIQMAFANLLS, encoded by the exons ATGTTTACGCTACTTAACGTATTAGCGTTGGCAATTGCCT GCAGTGCAGTGTCCGTTGATGTGAATGATACAACGAATAGAATTGCTAACGGGGCAGTTGCAGCGAATCTTCAATTTCCGTACGCG GTCTCCATACAACGCTTTACCAATAATTCACTAGTAGCGACCAGAGGGCACAGGTGCGGAGGAGCACTCATCACCTTCCAGCACGTATTAACCGCGGCTTCGTGTATGTTTGAGTGGAACACTGATGG GACTCGAATCCCAATCACCATTGGCAACTACCGGGTGTTTGCCGGTGCGCATTTACTATCCAACGATACTTCGACTGAAAGAGTCAGGAACATCGCTCAGTACGTCGTGCATCCAAATTACCTCGGCATTCCGTCTTATGTTGGTGATCTGGCTGTCGtctat CTAAATACACCTTTCGCAAATACAACTGTGGTTCCTCTGTCCTTGCCCGCGAATAATTACAACCCTGCTGACTTCACTGATTGCGTCGTTGCGGGCTGGGGTGCTGCTACCGCTGTGTCTTTACTCAcg gcTAACGTTGAGCAGAAATACGTTAATACTTACATCTACAATCAGCAAGATTGCACTTCAGTCTACAATCCCCTGCATGGCTTACCGAACATTTTACCTTCTATGATTTGCGCAGTGTCTTATGACATAGTTTCTTCAAGTTGTAAT GGTGACGAAGGAAACGCCCTGGTTTGTGGCAACACGTTGACGGGTATCCTGGCGCTGCACAGCAACTGCGCGGCCACCTCTTATCCTGAGATCTACACCAGGGTGTCCAACTACACGGAATGGATAAGACCTCTAGTTTCCTCCGCGAGCACTTTTACATCTGGTGCTTCGGTTCTTTTACTCCTCACTTTAATTCAAATGGCCTTTGCCAATCTATTGAGCTAA